A stretch of the Fusarium musae strain F31 chromosome 2, whole genome shotgun sequence genome encodes the following:
- a CDS encoding hypothetical protein (EggNog:ENOG41) has product MNAFRCMRPVAGRVAFQRPTLPRVARAYSSGTYEYIQVSQPKPGVGQVTLNRPKALNALCTPLIKELNQALLEFNVADDTSVIILTGSQKAFAAGADIKEMAPLTFAEAYTKSFIESWSDLTTQVKKPIIAAVSGHALGGGCELAMMCDLIYCTENANFGQPEIKLGTVPGAGGSQRLTRAIGKSKAMELILTGKSLSGVDAEKWGLAARVFPTHEALMEETLKTAETIAGYSKVAVQAAKEVVNKSQDLALRDGVEYERRVFHSLFGSQDQKIGMKAFAEKKKAEWSHS; this is encoded by the exons ATGAACGCTTTCCGCTGCATGAGACCAGTGGCAGGTCGGGTGGCCTTCCAAAGGCCTACTCTTCCTCGCGTTGCTCGAGCTTACAGCTCGGGGACTTATGAGTATATCCAGGTTTCTCAACCCAAGCCCGGTGTTGGACAAG TTACCTTGAACCGTCCCAAGGCCCTCAACGCCCTGTGCACGCCCCTTATCAAAGAGCTCAACCAGGCTCTTCTTGAATTTAATGTGGCCGACGATACGTCAGTCATCATTTTAACCGGCTCCCAAAAGGCGTTTGCAGCTGGTGCTGATATCAAGGAGATGGCCCCTCTTACCTTCGCCGAAGCTTACACCAAGTCCTTCATCGAGTCCTGGTCAGACCTCACCACTCAGGTGAAAAAGCCAATAATCGCTGCAGTCTCAGGGCATGCCCTTGGTGGAGGCTGCGAGCTCGCCATGATGTGTGATCTCATCTATTGTACAGAGAATGCGAACTTCGGCCAACCAGAGATCAAGCTCGGGACTGTTCCCGGAGCTGGTGGTAGTCAGCGCCTTACTCGTGCCATCGGCAAGTCAAAGGCAATGGAACTCATTCTGACCGGAAAGTCGCTTTCTGGTGTCGATGCCGAGAAATGGGGACTAGCTGCCAGGGTCTTTCCCACGCATGAGGCTCTGATGGAAGAGACGCTCAAGACAGCCGAGACAATTGCTGGCTACTCCAAGGTGGCTGTTCAAGCCGCCAAGGAGGTTGTTAACAAGAGCCAGGATTTGGCTCTGCGTGACGGTGTCGAGTATGAGAGGCGGGTCTTCCACAGCTTGTTTGGTAGTCAAGATCAGAAGATTGGCATGAAGGCATTcgcagaaaagaagaaggctgagtGGAGCCACTCATAA
- the RER1 gene encoding retention in endoplasmic reticulum protein 1 (EggNog:ENOG41~BUSCO:EOG09265ANI), with protein sequence MNAPEPEQTPFEAVSVHTSRLQRKYQALLDQSTPFVLYRWVGTVVCLLLFFLRILLAQGWYIVAYALGIYLLNLFLAFLQPKFDPSNEEADNEMEDGSVGTLPTKQDEEFKPFIRRLPEFKFWYWATRAIIISFFCSWFEIFNVPVFWPVLVMYWFILFFLTMRKQIQHMIKYRYVPFTVGKKNYAKNNS encoded by the exons ATGAATGCGCCAGAGCCTGAGCAGACCCCTTTCGAGGCTGTCAGCGTCCATACCTCGAGACTTCAGCGA AAATACCAAGCTTTGCTGGACCAGTCGACCCCTTTCGTCCTCTACCGATGGGTCGGTACTGTCGTctgtctcctcctcttctttcttcgaATCCTTCTTGCGCAAGGCTGGTATATCG TTGCCTATGCGCTCggtatttatcttttaaacCTGTTTCTGGCTTTCCTGCAGCCCAAGTTCGACCCCTCCAACGAAGAGGCCGACAACGAGATGGAGGACGGCTCTGTGGGCACTCTTCCCACTAAGCAGGACGAGGAATTCAAGCCCTTCATTCGCCGACTTCCTGAGTTCAAGTTCTGGTACTGGGCCACCCGagctatcatcatcagcttcttctgcagTTGGTTTGAGATCTTTAATGTGCCAGTTTTCTGGCCCGTTCTGGTCATGTACtggttcatcctcttcttcctgacCA TGCGCAAGCAAATTCAGCACATGATCAAGTACCGCTACGTACCCTTTACTGTCGGTAAGAAGAACTACGCCAAGAACAACTCGTAA
- a CDS encoding hypothetical protein (EggNog:ENOG41~BUSCO:EOG09264331) has protein sequence MSSSAPRTGERMVHQDFIARIRFSNALPPPPHPPKLLDIPNTGLASGQYTTPGFASRLAREQPLNIEADAELGMPLDLVGMPGVFDGDERSIQAPPHPPALHPHDRPLLRPIAALGKHKVAEANVSFLRRTEYISSTVTKRQDGAVPRALLTKANKNRRIPEPAADAPHVIKRKIDKGFDIAEQEFKDPKRAKHPSKRNLKVVDVSPFIPDLEAFPDSGAYVTIKFHQNPVVSTKDYDRRLLSGLFRPIDRTAEEEEAYEAAVAAHEQDPENNPKPQNWMNFDYYLAATPDVGDRFRRKFDVEDADHNEDELYTHDSVNGGCFQYNRLRAYETAQETNYDHETKFDAEVLLAYNEDTFYPNQKAVYYYPVMQKSVIRPQRTKNIARNIGITDEEQVVDQLDVTVEDPREDIRDMIKTHRDHPLGTGQADEEEGNEEQHDGQDAEGEEEGEHHSPAARRSRSASEEHDAEGEDEE, from the exons ATGTCATCTTCTGCGCCTCGCACAGGCGAGCGCATGGTTCACCAGGACTTCATCGCACGCATCCGATTCTCCAATGCGCTCCCTCCACCACCCCATCCTCCTAAGCTGCTCGACATACCTAATACCGGCCTTGCTAGCGGTCAATATACGACGCCGGGCTTTGCTTCGCGCCTCGCAAGGGAGCAGCCGCTCAATATTGAGGCAGATGCTGAACTGGGAATGCCCCTTGACTTGGTCGGCATGCCTGGAGTTTTCGACGGCGATGAGCGAT CTATTCAGGCCCCTCCTCATCCACccgctcttcatcctcatgaTCGACCCCTTCTAAGACCCATCGCCGCTCTGGGAAAACACAAGGTCGCAGAAGCCAATGTTTCCTTCCTTCGCCGGACAGAATACATATCTTCCACGGTCACAAAGCGACAGGATGGCGCTGTACCCCGTGCTCTACTCACTAAAGCCAACAAGAATCGACGCATCCCGGAGCCTGCAGCCGATGCTCCTCACGTCATTAAGCGAAAGATTGACAAGGGCTTCGATATTGCTGAGCAGGAGTTTAAAGACCCCAAACGCGCCAAACACCCAAGCAAAAGAAATCTCAAGGTTGTCGATGTGTCGCCTTTCATCCCAGATCTTGAGGCTTTCCCCGACTCGGGCGCGTACGTTACGATCAAATTTCACCAGAACCCTGTGGTCAGCACCAAGGATTATGACAGACGTCTCCTCAGTGGTTTGTTCCGGCCCATTGATCGGactgccgaggaggaggaagcgtACGAGGCAGCTGTGGCAGCTCACGAGCAAGATCCTGAAAACAACCCCAAGCCTCAGAACTGGATGAATTTTGACTATTACTTGGCGGCAACTCCTGACGTGGGGGATCGTTTCCGTCGCAAGTTCGATGTCGAGGATGCCGACCACAACGAAGACGAACTCTACACTCATGACTCCGTCAATGGTGGATGCTTCCAATACAACCGGCTCAGAGCGTACGAGACAGCTCAGGAGACCAATTACGACCATGAGACCAAGTTCGACGCAGAAGTTCTCCTGGCTTACAACGAAGACACTTTCTATCCCAACCAGAAGGCTGTATACTACTATCCTGTTATGCAAAAATCTGTGATTCGACCCCAGCGAACCAAGAACATTGCGCGAAACATTGGTATTACCGATGAGGAGCAAGTTGTTGACCAGCTTGACGTCACCGTCGAAGATCCAAGAGAGGATATCCGCGACATGATCAAGACACATCGCGACCACCCCCTCGGCACTGGACAggccgatgaggaagaaggaaatgaGGAGCAGCACGACGGCCAGGATGCTgaaggcgaggaagaaggagaacacCACAGCCCAGCAGCCCGTCGTTCGAGGTCGGCCTCTGAAGAACATGATGCCGAaggagaagacgaggagtAA
- a CDS encoding hypothetical protein (EggNog:ENOG41) → MTGNEFMTARLQPSTTPGSAPQDELVQGSAEPRKVSTPGVHPIGYLARNAQEEFRKTRGRQSKTLEEAVQEYRRRYGIPPPPLFDEWFRFAKDNDVKLIDEFNTIHDLITPFWGLKPKTIRARAREALGFDNGLIGVSIRDHRITYIQNGVEWQQNATKRMMGKFLKYLPDMDLAFNFHDESRVILTHEDLTRLVKIAKEQNMPAALAKPQLANDFTQTNSELFDGKSFDEISHTRFNSFAHQSTWSHSRLSCPPDTPARCLEEEEAVDYRNRYGMSDLGFVYNTTAMSDICLSPSLKSNFGFFGGPNTYRIVQDLFPIFSQSKISSYSDLVYPSPWDWAGMVKYDEEMDMEWVKKESKLYWRGSTTGGYSRNGRWRHQHRQRLVQKINARDQAHILTKQDDRSWATREVPRGDYNEMMDVHFSHIGQCDQGDCEAQRAFFNVTEAVDQQDAWSYKYLLDMDGNAFSGRFTAFLRSRSLTFKLAVFREWHAEWLKPWAHYVPLSIQGDDWLETVRFLESEGAGREEGERIAAASREWANQALRQVDMEAWFFRLMLEYARVIDDKREVIGYDSRSANMKLPKAES, encoded by the exons ATGACTGGTAATGAGTTCATGACTGCCAGACTTC AgccatcaacaactccaGGATCAGCGCCACAGGATGAACTTGTTCAAGGAAGCGCCGAACCAAGAAAGGTTTCCACTCCAGGAGTGCATCCTATAGGATATCTTGCAAGGAATGCTCAAGAGGAGTTTAGAAAAACCAGGGGCCGACAGTCCAAGACGCTTGAAGAGGCTGTTCAGGAGTACCGTCGTCGATATGGTATTCCACCGCCACCTCTTTTCGACGAGTGGTTTCGATTTGCAAAAGATAACGACGTCAAATTGATAGACGAGTTCAACACAATTCATGATCTGATCACTCCATTCTGGGGACTAAAACCCAAGACTATCCGGGCTCGAGCCAGAGAGGCATTGGGGTTTGATAACGGGTTGATTGGAGTATCTATTCGAGACCACAGGATCACTTATATTCAAAATGGCGTTGAATGGCAGCAAAATGCCACCAAGAGGATGATGGGCAAATTTCTCAAGTACCTTCCAGATATGGACCTGGCATTCAACTTCCACGACGAGTCCCGCGTTATCCTTACACATGAGGACCTGACGAGGTTAGTGAAAATAGCCAAAGAGCAGAACATGCCCGCAGCGTTAGCGAAACCACAACTTGCCAACGACTTCACTCAAACGAACTCGGAGTTATTTGATGGAAAGTCTTTCGACGAGATAAGTCACACACGCTTCAACTCTTTTGCCCATCAATCAACCTGGTCTCATTCTCGCCTGTCATGTCCGCCAGATACTCCAGCTCGATGtctcgaggaggaagaggctgtgGACTATAGAAATAGGTACGGCATGAGtgatcttggctttgttTACAATACGACAGCCATGTCAGACATCTGCCTATCGCCCAGCCTCAAATccaactttggcttcttcggtGGACCCAATACATATAGAATTGTCCAGGATTTGTTTCCCATATTCTCCCAGTCTAAGATTTCTTCTTACAGCGACCTTGTATACCCGTCTCCCTGGGACTGGGCCGGCATGGTAAAATACGATGAGGAAATGGACATGGAGTGGGTTAAGAAGGAGAGCAAGCTATACTGGCGCGGCTCGACCACCGGAGGGTACAGCCGCAATGGCCGTTGGAGACACCAGCACCGTCAACGTCTTGTACAGAAAATTAACGCGCGCGACCAGGCTCATATCCTCACTAAGCAAGACGACCGTTCCTGGGCGACCAGGGAGGTCCCGCGCGGCGACTACAAcgagatgatggatgtgCACTTTTCTCACATTGGACAATGTGACCAAGGTGACTGCGAGGCGCAGCGGGCTTTTTTCAATGTCACCGAGGCTGTAGATCAGCAAGATGCTTGGTCATACAAGTATCTCCTTGATATGGATGGAAACGCCTTTTCCGGTCGCTTCACTGCCTTCCTTCGCAGTCGCAGCCTCACATTCAAACTCGCGGTATTCCGCGAGTGGCACGCTGAGTGGCTCAAGCCGTGGGCACACTATGTGCCTCTGAGTATTCAGGGAGATGACTGGCTTGAGACAGTTCGATTCCTTGAGAGCGAGGGAGCTGGCCGTGAAGAAGGCGAGCGTATTGCGGCTGCTAGTCGAGAATGGGCCAACCAGGCTCTTCGTCAGGTTGACATGGAAGCATGGTTCTTCCGCCTCATGCTTGA GTATGCTCGAGTGATAGATGATAAGAGAGAAGTAATTGGTTATGATAGCCGTAGCGCCAATATGAAGCTACCAAAGGCTGAGagttga